AAGGTGATTCGCAAGGGCATCGTGAAGCTGCTGGAGAGCCCGGACCAACCTGTGAAGGTGGGTGTATCGGATCTGCAGAGCTACCTGGGACAGCCATCGTTCAAGAAGGAGAAGTCTCTCAAAGGCATCGGCGTTGTCACCGGACTGGCCTGGACCGCCATGGGCGGGGCCACACTGAGCATCGAAGCATCCAGAATCCACAGCTCTCAGCGCGGCTTCAAACTGACCGGTCAGCTGGGGGATGTGATGAAGGAGTCCGCCGAGATCGCCTACAGTTATGTGTCATCCAACCTCAGACGCTTCAAGGGCGACCCGACTTTCTTCGACAAATCCTTCGTGCACCTGCACGTACCCGAGGGTGCCACGCCCAAGGACGGCCCCAGCGCCGGCGTCACCATGGCCACCGCACTGCTGTCCATTGCTCGCAAGGAAGCGCCGCAGCAGAACATCGCCATGACCGGTGAGCTCACGCTGACCGGACAGGTGCTGCCAGTGGGCGGTATTCGCGAGAAGGTTATTGCCGCGCGGCGGCAGAAAATCAGTAACCTGATCCTGCCGGAAGCGAACCGGGGCGACTACGAGGAGCTGCCGGAGTATCTCAAGGAAGGGCTGTCGGTGAACTTTGCCAAACACTATAACGATGTATTTCAGGTGTGTTTTGGCAATAAGCCCAAGAGCGGGTCTTCGGTGCATTAATATCAGGAGAAAGCCTGGCTCATTGAAGTCAGGCTTTCTCTTTCCAACCGTCGTCCTTCAAGACCGACCCAACGGTCAGCACCGGCGACGCATCAATATCGTCGGCATCCATCATGTTGGCCACACGCTGGAGCGAGGCCAGAATCATGGTTTGCTCCCACTCGGCCAGACTCTGGAATTTCTGGATGAAATCCTCCTGCAACGGATTCGGTGCCCGGGCCAGCAAATCCGCCCCCTCATCGGTCAGGTGGGCATGCACTTTTCGCTTGTCCTGTGTGCTGCGCACGCGATAAACCAGATTCCGGTGCTCCAGACGGTCCAGAATCGTGGTTACCGTTGCCTGGCTGAGACTGACCTTTTCTGCAATCGTGCCGATGGTCACTTCACCAAGATCCCGAATCGTTCTCATGATCAGCAGCTGAGGCCCGGTCAGCCCGGCATGTTTGCTCAGGCGCTTTGAATGAAGGTCAGTTGCCCGGATGACACGTCGTAAAGCCACCAGCACATCTTCATAACTGTTCACAGCAATGCTCCGATTCGGTTCTCGCAATTTATTTACACCCCTAAGTATTAGAGGTCTTTGCACCGAGAATTGCAAGTCGGCGAGTTTCCCGGCATTTTTTCGGCCATCCACTATGCTAAGGTTTCGCCTTTATTCCATTTACGACAGACGGACGGAATACGCCCGATGATCAAGTTTTTCCTGCCTTTTCTTTTCATGATGACATTCGCCGGCACCCTCTACGGTCAGGATGAGCTGGGCCCCGAGAAAGAGCTCACTGCAGAAGACCTGGAAGAGAGCATCAAGACGCTGGAAGAGCCCATGTACACGCCCTTCGTGGAACTTTATCTGCTGGAAGAGAGTAAGGCGCTTCGCAAGGAGATGCAGAACACCCGCGCAGAACTCATTGAAAAGGTGGTCGACAAGGAACTGTCCGTTGCCGACAAAACCATGTCTTACGCGACCGATACGGTTACCTACTTCTTTTACTTGATCGCGGGCGCCACATCCATTCTCGTGGTTATCGGCTGGAACTCCATCCGGGATATGCGCAACCAGCTTACCAGTCTGGCGGAAAAACGGGTCAACGAGCTGGTGGTTGAATACGAGAAGCGCCTCGAATCCATCGAAGAACAGCTGAAGCAGAAATCAGACATCATCCACCAGAACCAGGCAGAGATCGAGCGCACCAACGAAGTGCACTCGCTGTGGCTCAAAGCCAGCCAGGAAACCTCCCAGCAGAACAAGATTGCCGCCTACGATCAGATTCTGGACCTTCGCCCCGACGATGTGGAAGCGCTGAGTTACAAGGCAGACGCTGTTCTGGAAATGCAGGAACCGCTCTGGGCCATCAGTCTTTGCCAACGGGCACTGAAGCTTGCACCGGATAATGGCCACGCGCACTATCAGTTAGCATGCGCCTATGCAGAGATCGGCCGTTGGGAAGACGCCGTCAGCACTTTGAAGAAAGCTATTGAAATTTCGGAGGCATACCGCGACGATGCATCCGTAGACGTCAGTTTTGACCAGCTCCGCGAACACGAGAGCTTCCGCGCGCTGGTTTCCCAGGATGAAGAAGACGGCACGGATGCGTGACACCGCTCAGAGCGGCACGGGATTTGCCTTTGCAGACAGGCCCGTGTTCCGGAGCAAGCGCCACCCGTCGGCTTGACAAGCAGCGAGGTGTGGTGTTTGTTTAACTCTCTGAGAACACAAGAATAACCCTGAAATAAAACAGGACAGACTCAATGAGAACTTCAGTAAAAAAACTCGTAACCGCTGTTAGCACTTCCGTAGCCCTGATGGGCGCTGGCCACGCCGCTGCCGAGATCCAGATCGGTATTGCCGGCCCCATGACCGGCCCCGTTGCCCAGTATGGTGACATGCAATTCTCCGGCGCCCGCATGGCGATTGAGCAGATCAACGCCAATGGCGGCGTGATGGGTGAAGAGCTGGTTGCCGTGGAATACGACGACGTGTGTGACCCGAAGCAGGCCGTGACCGTTGCCAACAGCCTGGTCAACGACGGAGTGCGCTTCGTGATCGGCCACCTGTGCTCCAGCTCCACCCAGCCCGCCTCTGACATCTACGAGGATGAAGGCATCCTGATGGTAACCCCGGCTTCCACCAGCCCGGAGATCACCGAGCGTGGCTATGAGCTGGTATTCCGTACCATCGGTCTGGACAGCATGCAGGGACCGGTTGCGGCCCGCTACATCGCCTCCCAGAGCCCGGAGCGCGTTGCTATCGTCCACGACAAGCAGCAGTACGGTGAAGGTATTGCCACCGCCGTTCGTGACACCCTGAAGGACGCTGGCGTTGAAATCGCCATGTTTGAAGGCATCACTGCCGGCGACAAGGACTTCTCCTCGCTGGTAACCAAGCTCAAGCAGGCCGATGTGGATTACGTCTACTACGGCGGTTACCACCCGGAGCTGGGTCTGATTCTGCGCCAGGCTGACTCCGCTGGCCTGGATGCCCGCTTCATGGGCCCCGAGGGCGTGGGTAACAAGGACATCAACACCATCGCCGGCGAAGCCGCCGAAGGCCTGCTGGTAACCCTGCCACCTGCATTCGACCAGAAAGCTGAAAACCAGGCGCTGGTGAAGGCATTTGAAGACAAGGGCGAGGATCCTTCCGGTCCGTTCGTTCTGACCTCCTACACCGCCGTTCAGCTTGTTGCAGAAGGCATTGAAGCCGCTGGCTCCACCGATCCGTTCGATGTTGCCGCTGCTCTTCGCGAGGGCACCTTCCAGACTCCGATCGGCACCGTTGAATACGACAAGGCCGGCGACATGAAGTCATTCGAGTTTGTTGTGTACGAATGGCATTCAGATGGAAGCAAAACTCCGGTAAACTAAGCCAAATCGTTAACAAACGGTAATCATGAGAGCACCTTCTCACCGCGATCCGGGAGAAGGTGTTTTTCTAGGCTCCTGTTGATCCTCCCCCACTTCCTGCACGGTTATCCCGGGCATGGGGTGTGGTAGCGGAGGGAGCAGGCTTTCGGAGTCCCATAACAATGCAAGACCTCCTGTATTTCTTTCAACAGCTCATCAACGGGCTGACGATCGGGAGCACCTATGCCCTGATCGCCATCGGCTACACGATGGTTTACGGCATCATTGGCATGATCAACTTTGCCCATGGTGAAATCTATATGATCGGTGCCTACACGGCGCTGATTGCCATTACCGGTCTGGCTGCCCTGGGCATTGCCTGGCTACCACTGATTCTGATTGTTGCGCTGATTTGCGCCATGATCGTCTCCAGCTCCATGGGCTGGGCCGTGGAACGGGTGGCCTACCGGCCTGTGCGGGGGCGCCATCGCCTGATCCCGCTGATCTCCGCCATCGGCATGTCCATCTTCCTCCAGAACTACGTCCACCTGGCGCAGGGTTCGCGGAACGTCGGTTTCCCGGCTCTGATCGACGGCGGTTTCAACTTCGGTTCCGGTGACGGCTTCCAGATGTCCCTGTCCTACATGCAGATCACGATTTTCATCACCACGCTGATCTGTATGACCGCCCTGTCTCTGTTCATATCCCGCTCACGGACGGGCCGAGCCTGCCGTGCGGTATCACAGGACCTGGGTATGGCCAACCTGCTTGGCATCGACACCAACCGGATCATTTCCGCAACCTTTGTAATTGGTGCGGCTCTGGCAGCGGTTGCGGGCCTGCTTCTGGGCATGTACTACGGTTCGGTTGACCCTCTGTTTGGCTTCATTGCCGGCTTGAAGGCCTTTACCGCGGCGGTACTTGGCGGCATTGGCAGCATTCCCGGCGCGATGCTGGGCGGATTGATACTGGGCGTGGCAGAGAGTATGACTTCCGGCTACCTCAGCGGTGAATACAAGGATGTTATCTCGTTCAGCCTGCTGATCCTGATTCTGCTGTTCAAACCCACCGGCCTGCTCGGCAAACCGGAGGTTGAGAAGATCTGATGGCTGCTAATAACTTCAGACACGCGCTGTTTTGCGCGATCATTACACTGATCATTTCCTACCCGATCATCGGCTTTAACCTTGAGGCCCAGGGCATCAATGTAACCCTGACCGGAGCCGATGCCAGCACCGTTGTCATGGTGTTGCTCGCTGCCGTGATCGTATTCCTGTTCCAGCTGTTCCGGGAACAGATCATGGGTGGCCTGAAAAGCCTCCCGCATCCCCTTCCCCAGGCCAGCAAGGAGCCCATGGCAGAGAACCGCCGGGCCAAGATTGAATCCTGGGTGCTGACAGGCATCGTGGTTCTTGCCCTGTTCTGGCCGTTCTTCGTGTCACGGGGTGCGGTGGATCTGGCCACCCTCGTGCTGATCTACATCATGCTGGCCCTGGGCCTGAACGTGGTGGTTGGCCTGGCCGGCCTGCTGGATCTGGGTTACGTGGCGTTCTATGCCGTGGGCGCGTATACCTTTGCGCTGCTCTCCCAGTACATTGGTATTTCCTTCTGGCTGGCGCTGCCTATCGGTGCCCTGCTTGCCGCACTGTTCGGTCTTGTGCTCGGCTTCCCGGTGCTGCGGCTACGGGGCGACTATCTGGCGATCGTGACTCTAGGGTTCGGTGAGATCATCAGGATTCTGCTGAATAACTGGACAACGCTTACCGGTGGCCCCAACGGTATTGGCGGCATTCCCGATCCGACCCTGTTCGGCATGGAGTTTGGTCGCCGGGTGAAGGAGGAAGGCAATACCTCGTTCCACGAAACCTTTGGCATCGCCTACAGCGGTGAGCACAAGGTGATCTTCCTGTACCTGATCGCCCTGGTACTGGCAGTGTTCACAGCTCTGGTCATCCGTCGCTTCATGCGCATGCCCGTTGGTCGTGCCTGGGAGGCACTCCGGGAAGATGAAATCGCTGCCCGCTCCCTGGGCCTCAGCCGCACCGCGGTCAAACTGTCGGCCTTTACCATCGGCGCCTTCTTCGCCGGTTTCGCCGGTACCGTGTTTGCCTCCAAGCAGGGCTTTATCAGCCCCGAATCGTTTGTCTTCCTGGAATCGGCCATCATCCTTGCCATCGTTGTACTCGGCGGCATGGGCTCCCAGATTGGTGTGGTGCTGGCGGCAATCGCTGTCACCATCCTGCCGGAACTGGCCCGTGAGTTCTCCGAGTACCGGATGCTGATCTTCGGTGCCGCCATGGTGCTGATGATGGTCTGGCGTCCGCAGGGCCTGATGCCCATGCGCCGCATTCACATTGAACTGAAAAAGCAGGAGTGACAGACGATGCTTGAAGTACAGAATCTGTCCATGCGCTTCGGCGGCCTGCTGGCGGTAGACGAAGTGTCTCTGGACGTCCAGGAACACGAGATTGTGTCCATCATCGGCCCCAACGGGGCCGGAAAAACCACCGTTTTCAACTGCATGAGCGGCTTTTACAAGCCGACTGGCGGCAAGATCCTGTTCGAGGGGAAGGAGGTACAGGGCAAGCCTGACTACAAGATCTCCCGACTTGGGATGGTGCGCACCTTCCAGCATGTTCGGCTGTTTAGCCAAATGACGGTGGTGGAAAACCTGCTGGTGGCGCAACACCGCCACCTCAACACCAACCTGATTTCCGGTTTGATCAAAACCCCCAGTTATCGGGCAAAAGAGCAGAAATCCCTGGATCGGGCCGCCTACTGGCTGGATCGGGT
This genomic stretch from Marinobacter salsuginis harbors:
- the livG gene encoding high-affinity branched-chain amino acid ABC transporter ATP-binding protein LivG, encoding MLEVQNLSMRFGGLLAVDEVSLDVQEHEIVSIIGPNGAGKTTVFNCMSGFYKPTGGKILFEGKEVQGKPDYKISRLGMVRTFQHVRLFSQMTVVENLLVAQHRHLNTNLISGLIKTPSYRAKEQKSLDRAAYWLDRVGLLDLANREAGNLAYGQQRRLEIARCMVTEPKLLMLDEPAAGLNPAETKELNQLIVSLKEDYNVSVVLIEHDMSLVMDISDRINVINQGRPLASGTPEEIRQNDDVIKAYLGEA
- a CDS encoding MarR family winged helix-turn-helix transcriptional regulator, whose amino-acid sequence is MNSYEDVLVALRRVIRATDLHSKRLSKHAGLTGPQLLIMRTIRDLGEVTIGTIAEKVSLSQATVTTILDRLEHRNLVYRVRSTQDKRKVHAHLTDEGADLLARAPNPLQEDFIQKFQSLAEWEQTMILASLQRVANMMDADDIDASPVLTVGSVLKDDGWKEKA
- the livH gene encoding high-affinity branched-chain amino acid ABC transporter permease LivH, which encodes MQDLLYFFQQLINGLTIGSTYALIAIGYTMVYGIIGMINFAHGEIYMIGAYTALIAITGLAALGIAWLPLILIVALICAMIVSSSMGWAVERVAYRPVRGRHRLIPLISAIGMSIFLQNYVHLAQGSRNVGFPALIDGGFNFGSGDGFQMSLSYMQITIFITTLICMTALSLFISRSRTGRACRAVSQDLGMANLLGIDTNRIISATFVIGAALAAVAGLLLGMYYGSVDPLFGFIAGLKAFTAAVLGGIGSIPGAMLGGLILGVAESMTSGYLSGEYKDVISFSLLILILLFKPTGLLGKPEVEKI
- a CDS encoding high-affinity branched-chain amino acid ABC transporter permease LivM, which encodes MAANNFRHALFCAIITLIISYPIIGFNLEAQGINVTLTGADASTVVMVLLAAVIVFLFQLFREQIMGGLKSLPHPLPQASKEPMAENRRAKIESWVLTGIVVLALFWPFFVSRGAVDLATLVLIYIMLALGLNVVVGLAGLLDLGYVAFYAVGAYTFALLSQYIGISFWLALPIGALLAALFGLVLGFPVLRLRGDYLAIVTLGFGEIIRILLNNWTTLTGGPNGIGGIPDPTLFGMEFGRRVKEEGNTSFHETFGIAYSGEHKVIFLYLIALVLAVFTALVIRRFMRMPVGRAWEALREDEIAARSLGLSRTAVKLSAFTIGAFFAGFAGTVFASKQGFISPESFVFLESAIILAIVVLGGMGSQIGVVLAAIAVTILPELAREFSEYRMLIFGAAMVLMMVWRPQGLMPMRRIHIELKKQE
- a CDS encoding tetratricopeptide repeat protein, yielding MIKFFLPFLFMMTFAGTLYGQDELGPEKELTAEDLEESIKTLEEPMYTPFVELYLLEESKALRKEMQNTRAELIEKVVDKELSVADKTMSYATDTVTYFFYLIAGATSILVVIGWNSIRDMRNQLTSLAEKRVNELVVEYEKRLESIEEQLKQKSDIIHQNQAEIERTNEVHSLWLKASQETSQQNKIAAYDQILDLRPDDVEALSYKADAVLEMQEPLWAISLCQRALKLAPDNGHAHYQLACAYAEIGRWEDAVSTLKKAIEISEAYRDDASVDVSFDQLREHESFRALVSQDEEDGTDA
- a CDS encoding branched-chain amino acid ABC transporter substrate-binding protein gives rise to the protein MRTSVKKLVTAVSTSVALMGAGHAAAEIQIGIAGPMTGPVAQYGDMQFSGARMAIEQINANGGVMGEELVAVEYDDVCDPKQAVTVANSLVNDGVRFVIGHLCSSSTQPASDIYEDEGILMVTPASTSPEITERGYELVFRTIGLDSMQGPVAARYIASQSPERVAIVHDKQQYGEGIATAVRDTLKDAGVEIAMFEGITAGDKDFSSLVTKLKQADVDYVYYGGYHPELGLILRQADSAGLDARFMGPEGVGNKDINTIAGEAAEGLLVTLPPAFDQKAENQALVKAFEDKGEDPSGPFVLTSYTAVQLVAEGIEAAGSTDPFDVAAALREGTFQTPIGTVEYDKAGDMKSFEFVVYEWHSDGSKTPVN